From Impatiens glandulifera chromosome 7, dImpGla2.1, whole genome shotgun sequence:
TATATGAAATTCATATTAAATTGTagcaaaataatttttcattataatatttgatgatattttttCTTGACATAAAATgtgcattttaattattaaaataaaaatttctctATAAACatatttcatgtttttttaataaaataaaatatagtatatatattattttcatacaaataaatcttaaaaactTTAAACTCATAAATTGAGTTTAAAGTGTTGAATAGATTAAAAATGACGATtgaattgaatatatttaacatcaacgtttttttatattttacagaTTTATTTACTACCATCTTGGTTTTATTCGATTTCAtataattctttgtgggcactGATTATATCACATtctctcaaaatatatatatatatatatatatatataaaattatgttaatgtaatgttttatataaaaaaatatacttaaaattcttataaaataaaaaatatatattaataatattatatatttaattgtgtttattagtgttGAGACAGAATTGTAACgagaaatacaaatattataatctaaaataattatatttaaactaattataaaatatatatatatttatctcatTTCTAATCCTATATATAAAGTTGTaaccatttttctttctttttccatATTATAATTGCAACACACTTCTTATTtactttatcatattttatctaattattttttattaaattatcttcaaacataatcaaataaaaatataattataaatataaactaatattatttttttaattttttctcaatAAACAAACTTCAatcatcttcttttttattataattcatctaattatttttataatattattttcaaacatcataaaataaaatatgattatatttaaattaattaaaataaaaaacaaagaaaaatatatatttttcattatctctcctatatatttacttttataaatatatatatatttattaaattaataaattataacttaatttaatatttattttaattattttttatttaatatattaaattatatacttcaatatattaagtttattaactaatataattaatatataaggatATAAtagtcttaatttttttttcatattagttttaaatattaaaaaaaacaaataatttgaaatattgaatatattcatatcttaatttttaattttaattttatcggAAAGAAATCACCAAACCTTTTCATTTATGCACtagaaaaatcattataaaaatatgttaccTAGAGTTTGGCTTTAGAATCAAGCCCCGCACAGGTCATAAACCAAGTCCTGGAAGTTTTTAGAGTGGATATGTCATCACCATCAAATTATCAAATGCACTGAGTTTGTGCCAAAACTAAGACTGTAAGAAGTGAGAACCGACGAATAGCTAGTGGAAAATTACACGCTCAAAACTCCAGAGAGACTGTTTGCATTTCTATTCTGCAAGGTTTGTTTTCATAAAAGCAACCAAACAACATTTGAAAGTCTTGCAAAATAAGCAGAATGTGGAAAATCCAATAATCCaataatcaaatcaatcaaCCCTTTACAATATTACTCTTCtattatttatagtatttttatcTAACTACTTCTTGGGCCGAAGACCATTCGAGCATTTGCCCTAATATGTATCAGAATGTAACTGCTAAACAGCACTATGccattaacaattatttcaacattaaattcatgaaaatatcaattatacTTCCTTATCCAGTACAGTGAAGAAACTTTAATATCTCTAATACATTACCAGAAGTCAGAAGAGCATTACTAGATGGGAGCAGCTATACTTGAACTCTATGTAATGGCACATAAAACCATCAGAAAATTACAATTCACCAATTAAAACCTGGTCCAGAGATAAACAGGAAGTCTTAAAGCTCAGACTTGACTTTTACATCACCATTGGGTATTGTGTTCTGTGCTTGGGCAAGCCGTTTAGTCTCCTGCATTAGATAGAAAGAACATATCAATAAACATAGTCAACAGTGAAGTTGTAGAACGGATGATATTCTCCACTGGTGGATAAAAGGAACATAAGTTCATCTTACAAAATGTTCTTGAGTTTTGTCAAGTTTTGAACTCAACAATAACTAACGCGTGAATATGGAAAAACAGTTTTTGAGCTCTTACACaactataaaacaaaattaacagCACCCCACATGGGTACTACACAAAGCAAGCAAAGCATTCCAAGGTTGCAAATAATAGGATTCTGAGTTCCATTTGTAAAAGGAATTCATAAAATAagatttcatttatataaagtGTTGACACGATCATTCTCAATCCCAACGCAGTCCTCCAAACAGTTGAAAAGTGGCTTTTCAAAACTGCAAACATAGATtctgttttatattttttcacttgAATTGTAAACAAAGGTTAGATTTACAATGCAAAAAGACCAATAAAGCCCACTGAATTCTAAAGGAACAACTAATGTTCCCTTTCCTTCTTAACACAACAGAGTCAAATTTCTTTGTCGGAAAGAGAAAGTTGTGTGCAGGAATCCCAAAGGAGTTGTTTTTGCTGCGCTACGCGATACACTGACCCATAACAGATCAAGCCTAATCAGTAGTTTATGCTTGAAAAATCATGGCATGCAGATTAATGGAGCACTGTAAGGAAACTTACAGCAGCAGAAGCCATTCGAATTTCTCTATAGGCTTCCACATCATCCGGAAATGCTTGATCAAGTTCCTCTAGAAGATGCCTCCTCAGTGCCTGCACAAAATATTAGCAATATAACATTGACTAAAACGACCACACAGGCAGTGTTGTTAAAAGAAAACTTTACAAGATTGTTAGTGAAATAAAGGAGAAAATGGATGTATGTCCAATGAGAAAATCTGAGTGGTATATGTGATAAGGGAAATCCAagaaatataattcaaaaaaagaATACAAAGACTTGATAATAATACTAGAGCGTGATGGCATGGCTTGATATCTTATGATTTGTTCAATACAATAGTCAGGTAAACTAAAGAATCAGTGAAAATAGAACTATACAGATTAAGTAACATATGTATTCAAAGAAACTGAATCAAGATGGAGTATCGATAACTCAAAAATCCATCTTTGTCTTTATTTTGACAACAACAAAGGATTTAAGTGTCTCATCTATACTTCAGAAATCAAATACATACAGGATTAAGTGTCTGTATGCATAAAGCAACATACGAAAACATTCATTAGAGAGCGTTCAACACAACTTGAAAAGAAGTTGTGGTTCCATAATGCAGTATGTATTATTTTCATGTTAAATTTCACCTCTGAAAGTGGGTTCCCTTCCATTATgcaaaaatacaataaaaattgaaagttgtcAAGGCTAATTGAAAACAGATGTTCTAACCTTAAAGGAATCCGTTTTGCCTTTAGTTGTCTGGTTTTTGGCAATACAATTGTTTAAGATATCCCTCGTGAAGACATCCGGATTCTTCCCATCGTCAATTAAACTGACCAGATCACAAGTCTCTAATTTCAATAATCAGCTCCAAAAATTGCCACAATGAAATATACATGCAACGCAAAAATAAACTCACTTGAGGACCTCCGTCGGGATCTGGATGTTACATTTTTCCGCCATTTTTGTCATATTGTCAAGTTCCAAAACCAGAGAATTTCTGCAAAGAGGAAGGGGAGAAAAGATGAAAATACTAATCGGGGAAGGGGGAAAATATTAAAGGAAACTAGGGTTTACAACAAAAATGCATACAGGCGCTGAAGGAGAGGGAGTTGAGAAGCAACGTTGAAAGAAGAGACTGTAAGGTAGAGCTGATGGATGAGGCCAAGCGTCTTCTGTATGGATTGGATGACATGATTGAGATTCTGCTTAGGGTCATTGGAGGTCGTCTCCATCCCGTTTGTGGTGGAGGTATCGCTAGTTTGGGGAACGAGAGTCCCATTGGCGGCAGTTCCACCGACCGCAGTAACCGTCCCAGCCGACGTCGTCCCCGAATTCTGCGATGAATCCATAGGGCAAAAATCTGTGATGTTCTATTGGAGTTAATACTTGGGGATACTTCccccttttctttctttctttcttgctCCCGCTACAAtctattatgtatattataatgaagaaaatggtctctctttatttaattgatcaaatttactataatatatatatatatattatctataatatttaatttttatatatttattaaatctcttatatatataaaatatattaattttattatatatatattaaatatcttttttatatatatatatatataatatttatataatatatatattatttattttatcttatctttTAGTGTAGCAACAacaagatattatatatatatatatatatatatatatattattttttcacctAAATATTGTGACACTTATTCactctcttatttttttataatttttctatttatttcacgtttagatataaataaaaataaataataaatatacaaaaattttatgtatatatgtaaaatagatttaataattatataaatataaaatttaatgataaaagataatatatatatatataatattatatatatatatattatatatataagagatttaataattgtatataaatataaaaattaatcattaaacataatatatataaaataatagcaagttatgtttaatcaaaaagttgataaaatattattggtGACATTTTTGAAAGTTTGAAggacaatttattttaaaaaatatattataagttaaaagTAAGCTAGAGTAATTTGAGGGACATCCAGTTAATTTGTcctataaaaaagaaattgtgTTCATCAAAATTTAAAGTCAATATTGctctaatataattttgaaaagaagttGTAGCCCAAGTTTTAAACATTCAACAACATGAACATATCTAGGACTCTAATTCCACTTGAATCTTGAAGAGAAGTTATACTTgcattttaaataacaataattatagATATAGCCTCGTTTAAAATTAAGGGTTGTATAACTATATGGGTGTGTAAAATATGAAGGATAACTATTAGTACCCAACAATGTAAGAAACAAAAATTTTTTAGGGTAgtttataaatactattattaACCTATTCTAGAAAAAAATATCTTCCCAAACTTCTCTTTTTCctgaaattaaatttacaagCTAGAACACCGAATTGGTCTCTTGGGTACATTAAACTAAGTTTTTGTTTGTGAAATTTTGCGTACTAACTCCTGACGATATCCATAATCATTtgtaagaattttattttattccattcaacgtttgtatttttaattttcaataaatcaaTCTTTTGCTATCTTTGAATGATCTCTTTGCATATTTTTTGAATTGTGAAATTATTGCACATTAGTCAAATTAAAgtagtttataaattttatatttttaccaaaattaagaaattaaccCACAATAAAAATGCCCAAATTGATTAAAGGgttttaatttactaaaatcATGTTCCTGGACCCTTATTCGAGGACAATGGCTCAAGAACATGCATAATGTTGTATAGTAATTAATTTAGGAGTTTGTAGCTcctaaaaacatattttagataaaaataaaaattaaataaaaattaataaacttaatcaAGTGATTTTTATAATCTTCTTCAATTTTAATCATTGAGTGATGTTATGGATGTAATTATGATGGTATATTGTTGTTACTTCATTATAAATTAACATCTTAggctattttattattattattttggattGATTTTGGGTGATGTGTTAGGTCATCTGACGGGTACATGGTTCTTGACATGTATTGTGGCCTCTAACGTGGTCCATAAAGTAGAGATCCAAAAATAGGTTCACGTTTCGACCTAGTAAACGTAGTAAACGGCCAAAGATCATCTATGGTCAATTTTACTAGCCTTCTaccaataaattttttttagtactcttctttttcttttttcttctccttGATTGTGGAGAATTACCTTTATCTATAGTTATTTTGATCGATGGAGATTCATTAGCCTACCAATATGTGACAAATGCATAtagacttatttattatataatcttCTCTTTTCCTGCATATTTTGTTTGTTCGTGTGGAATTTTCTCTTTCTCCATATTTTctttagaattataattttgaaaatcttcaAATTCTCCCAAAACTGTCTTGCTTGTCCGTGTCAGTCGTGATGCTCGTATCGTTCGTGATGTTTGAGTCGTTTGTACTATCCGAGCCGTTCATGTTGTCCGTGCTGTGAGTTTTTTCCTACAAAACACTAAAACGCAAAATCAATAcaaacatgtatatatatatttatataatttaatttatttatttattcactaaatatattatatttatttattttgtgttttatttatttatttattttgttcgaCATTTAATTAATTCGGGATCGATACAACACTGTTTCCCGGactatttatttctattttaaatcCCCTACAATGAATtcgtttatgatttaaaaattatttttaaaataagtttggaATTTTTAGAAGTTATAAATTTAGAAGGTATTAAAATTGAGTATCTACAAATTCGTTAATTATCGAATTTCATGTGATGATGATGTATACTTGTTAATTGTTGAATGACGAATTTGAAATGTGACTAATATGAATTGGAATGTGATCTTAATTGTGTTGttcataattattgttttgTCCGATCTTCATCTTGTTTGctctaataaaaaattagtgattctcttttctctttttgagATGCGTAGTGGTAAGGCGTTTTGTCGTGTGAGGTGGTGTAGATGCGTTCTTGTTTAGCTAAGGCTATGTTGGTTGGATTACGGGAGTGATCGAGATTTTAGGGTTGTGATGAAATGATGACCAAAGAGAATCAAACACGGGTTCATTTGGCGATTAAGGGAAGCGTTGCAGAAGTTTTGTGTCATGACCGAGAGGTAGCCTTTTGTGCGTTGTCTTAAcgtaaaaaaaagaaatgttgAGCGTCTCGAGAGTGGATCCTGTCACCTTCtactaggggtgagcataatatgggtttacccaaacccaaccctaacccaaacccaaaatattaatttgggttggttaatatgggttgggttgagtatgagttgggtttaatttgggttgggttagggttacccaaattatccaaattatataaatttagtttaattctctattattaatccaatataaactaatcatcttccaactttaagtcgaacacgtttttgacatgcttaacatatttttcatacgtttaacacgttttccacacatctaacacgtttttaatatttttaacacgtttcattTATAACATGtctttcacacgtttaacacgttttcacaattttgacacgttttcacgtttttgacacgtttaacatgtttttgacatgtttaacacatttccacactaataacacatttttcacgtttttgtcacgttgaacacgtttatgacatgtttaatacgtttaacgtgtttttgacaagtttaacacgtttttggcacgtttaacacatttttaacatatacaacacattaacacgtttttgataagtttaacacgattttcacgtttttggcacgtttaacacgttttaaacatatttaacacgtttttgataagtttaa
This genomic window contains:
- the LOC124945440 gene encoding mediator of RNA polymerase II transcription subunit 10b, which gives rise to MDSSQNSGTTSAGTVTAVGGTAANGTLVPQTSDTSTTNGMETTSNDPKQNLNHVIQSIQKTLGLIHQLYLTVSSFNVASQLPLLQRLNSLVLELDNMTKMAEKCNIQIPTEVLNLIDDGKNPDVFTRDILNNCIAKNQTTKGKTDSFKALRRHLLEELDQAFPDDVEAYREIRMASAAETKRLAQAQNTIPNGDVKVKSEL